The DNA window GTCACCTTCTCCAAACTCGGGAAGTTGCTGACCGAAGCGCGTGCCCGGACCGCGTGGTTGCGCGACGGGTCCCAAGTCGCCCAGCAGCAAACCCTGCGCACCTACGCCCGAGCCCTCGACCAGTCGTTCAAGGTCAACCGGCGCGGCAGACCGAGGTTCAAAGCACGGAAGAAGGCATTGCCGTCGCTGGAATACACCGTGCGCGGGTTCAGCATCCGTGAAGGCAGGCTGCTCCTCCCGAAAGGGGTGAGTATCCCGGTGGTGTGGGCGCGAGAATTGCCGTCCGATCCGACGTCTGTGCGGATCACCCGCGACAGTTTGGGGCACTGGTATGCCTCGTTCGTCGTCCGCCGGGAGGTGGAAACAGTGCCGGTGGCAGCGGGTGGTGTCGGTATCGATTGGGGTGTGAGTACCACGGCCACGACGACCGACCCCGAGTTCGACTTGCCTTTTTTGGGGCACCGGAAGCGGTGTGCGGCGGAGCTGGGGAAAGCGCAACGCCGTATGGCGCGGCGGTACAGCGGTAAGCGTGGCCCGCAGTCGCGCGGTTACCAGCGGGCCGCCCGGCAGGTGGCGAAGCTGCATAAGAAAGCGGTCCGGCAAACCCGGCATGATTCGCGGGTGTGGGCGAAACGTGTTGTGGCCGAGCATGGGTTGATCGCGGTGGAGGATTTCCGGCCGAGGTTTCTGGCGAGGTCCACGATGGCGCGTAAGGCGGCGGATGCGGCGATCGGCGCGGCGAAGCGGGAGTTGGTCGAGTGTGGCGTGCGGGCCGGCTGGAGGGTGGTGTTGGTTCAGCCCGCCTTTACGTCGATAACGTGCAGTGAGTGTTTCGCGAGAGCCAAGCGACTCGAGTTGTGCGAGAGAACTTTCCGATGTACCGAGTGTGGTTACGCTGCGGGTCGGGATCGGAATGCTGCCAGGGTGATTCTGGTTGTGGCAGAACGCGGCCACAGCAGTGTTGAGGATGTGAGACAAGCGGGTCACCTCCTTCGGGTGGGTGGTTCGGTTGCGGTCTGAGCTGTGAATCTCCTGCCTTCAGGCAGGAGAAGCGTTAACAGTGGCCTCCTGTCAACAGGGTCTGCAGAGTCGGCGGACCCTGCACGCTTCCGGGCACCAGACCGGGCTGCGAATACGCGCGCCCGTCACTGCCCACATATGAACCCGAGCCGGGGTCATAACTCGCGGTGCCGACCTGGGGCGTCGGCTCCGGTGTCCGCGCATCGGCGGGAGCAGCCGGACCGCCAACGGCCGGAGTCGGATTCTCCAGCCAGGGATTGGTGCCCTGCGGCACGTACTGCTCGTCGCTCTTGCAGATATCCACCGTCGGTGCACGCTTTCCCGGCACATCCATGCATGGCAGATTTCGAGCGCCACGACTGGCATTGGGCGCATCCGCCGGTATCGCACAGAAGATGGGATCGGGCGTGCGAGTGGGGGCATCGACGGACGAACCATCGCGGCGCTCGGATCCCGGCAGGAATCCGGTGGTGCACGGCGGCGGGGCATTCAGATTCAGCTTGAAGTCGAGGAACGCGCGGTTGGTGCCGCCCGAGTCCGGGACGTTGATGGTCTTGAGTGCACTGACGCTCGCGGGCAACAGGACCAGCAGTTGTTCGATCGACGCGTTGTAGGTGACGGCCACCTGGCCCAGGCTCGTCAGGTTCGCGACCAGCAGTGGTGTCGTCAAGTGCAGTCGCTGGAACAAGTCGCTCGCCTCGCGGGCGGCCCCGGGACCGGTCGCGAGAATGTCCTGGATGTGCTGGTCGTTGGCCTGCGCCTGCTGTACGGAGTTGGCTAGGTGCGCCACCCATTCGCGCATCGCCGGGCTGCTGACCTGCTGCGAATCGAGGAACGACGCCGAATCATTGATCAGGGTGGTCATCGAATCGGTATCCGCGTTCGCCTGATCCAACACTCGGTCCGCACCGTTGAGGAGGCGCTGCAAAGCGTTGCCGGTGCCCCCGAACGCGTTGTGCGTCTCCTCGATCAGGGTGGTCAGCTTGTCCTGGGGAATGGAGGTGAGGCTCGCGTTGAGCGTGTCGATCAGCGGGGCGATGTCCTGCGGCACCGTCGTCCGCGTCACCGGCACCACATCACCGTTGTGCAGGAACGGCCCCTCTGATGACGTGGGCACGAAATCCACATACTGCTCGCCGATGGCCGATCGGCTGTGCACATTGGCCTTGGCCGACACCGGAATTCGTGCCGAGCTGTCCATATTCAGCGTCGCCACCGCACCGGCCGCCGTCGGTGCGACCCCGGTTACGATCCCGACCGTCTTGCCCCGATAGGTGACGTTGGCGCTGTTGTACAGCCCGCCGCTCGTCGCGAGTTCGATCGATACCGTGTAGCGGCCGACGCCGGCCAGCGAGGGCAGGCGCATATAGACGATACCCATGATGACCAGCGCGATCACCGTGAGAATGGCGAAGATGACCAACTGGATCTTGACGAATCTGGAGAGGATCATTTCCCACCTCGGATCGCGACCGAGTCCAGGCCGGCGGTCAACGGATTCTTCGTCGATAACGCCGGGACGCGATCGACAGTTCGCCCGAGGGCCGTTTCGGCATTGGTCAGCAGACCTTCGAGCGCAGTCCCCTGGAGCAGTCCGCGATCGAGCCGCCCGAGCGTCAAATCGACCGTGCCGCTGAGATTTCCGGCATCGCCACGGAAGAACTTCGGGATATTGGCCAGCGGCCACGGATAGGTCGGCAGCAGACCGAGCGCGTTCGGCAGATCGGGACCCGCGTCGGCGAGCGCGCGCATAGCGGGCTCGATATCGCGCAGGTTCTGCTGCAAATCCGCGGAGCTGGCGGTGACCACCCGGTTCGCCGAATCGGCGAAGCCTCCGAGCGAAAGCAAGGTATCGGTGAGCCGCTGCCGCTGCTCTTGCAATATCACCAATGCGGGCGGGATCCGGTCCAGTGCCCCGGCAAGGACGTCGTTCTGCTGCCCGACCGTCGCGGCGAGCCGGTCGAGTCCCTCAGCGGCCGTGAGGATGTCGTCACGCTGGCCGTTGAGGCTCGCGCTGAAGGTGTCGGTCCGGGTGAGCAGATCGCGAATCTCGGACTCGTGGCCGGACAGCGACGCGTTCGCCTGGGTGCTGATCTCCTGTATCTGCGCGAGCCCGCCGCCGTTCAGCACCGTCGACAATGAGGCCAGGGTCTGCTCGGTCGTCGGGTAGGTGCTGGCGTGTTCCATCGGAATGACGCTGCCGTCCTTCAGTTCTCCCGACGCGGGTTCGTTCAGCGGTGCGGCCAGCTCGATGTGCAACGAGCCGAGCAGACTGGTCTGACCGATCTTCGCGGTGGCATTGGCGGGCAGATGCACATCCCGGTCCAGTCGCACCGTGACAAGTGCGTGCCAGCCCTCCAATTGGACGTCGGCGACATTGCCCACCGTGACGTCATTCACCCGAACGCGCGAATTGCGTTGGATGGACATCACATTCGGCATCTGGATCTTGACCGCGTACGCACCGGCCCCGCCGCCCTCGGTGCCCGGCAGCGGCAACGAATTCGGCCCCTGCCAGTCACATCCGGACGCCATGGTCAGGCTGCCGATCAACGCCAATGTCGCGATACAAGAGCGCTGCTCGAACCGCATTACCGACCACCTCCTTGGTTCGGGATGCCGAGCAATCCGGGCAGACCGGCGGCCGCGTCCACCGGTTGGGTGGCCGTCGGAGCGGGTGCCGCACCGCGCAGCCACTGTTCGCTGTAGTCGATCTGCTCCGGGCGCGTGGACAGGCCTGATACCGGATTGATGCCTGCGGGCGGGTAGTTCATCGTGAGCAGTCGCAACACCGGTGCCAGCTGCGAAACGCACAACTTCGCCGCCTCGGCCGCGCCGAGTTGGCTCGCCGATTGGATTGCGCCACAGATGAACTGGACCGGATTGCGGAACTGCGTGACGGCCAGCGCGCCGGTGAACGAACCCTGTGCCGGGTTGTAGATGTTGTAGAAGTTCTGAATCGCGGTCGGCGCGACATGCAGCAGCTGCTCGATATTCGGTCGAACATCGTTGAGCGCCTTGGTCACCGCCGCCAGATCCTCGACCGATTTGGTGGCCCCGTCTCGGTTGTCGGTGACGAACTGCTCGAGTCGGCTCGACATCGCGTCGACACTTTGCAGCGCGCGACCGAGCTCCTGATCGGAGTCGTCGAGCGCGCTCGACACCGAGGCGACATTCTGGTTCAACCGGACGATCTCGGTGTCACTGGCCGACAGTGCCGTCATGAACGCCTGCAGATTCCGCAGGGTGGCGAAGAGATCGTCACGCCCGTCCGACAGCGTCGACATGGCATTCGACAGCTTGGTCAGCGTGTCGTTGATCTGATCACCTCTGCCGCTCAACGCATTCGCCGCCGAGTTCACGAAATCGCCGAGTGCACCGGCCTTGTTCTGCTCCGTCGGATTGATCGACTCGGCCAGCGACTGCAACTGCTTGCGCAGGTCGTCCCATTCGACCGGGACCGCGGTGCGCTCGAGCGGGATTTCGGCGCCGTCGGGCAGCTCGGGACCGCCGGTATAGGCGGGTGTCAACTGGATCGCCCGTGCCGATATCAGGCTCTGTGCAAGGACTACCGCCTTGGCCTGCGCGGGAATCCGGTAGTCGGAGTCGTAGTGGAACTTCACTCGCATCCGGTCGCCGCGCGGATCGATAGCGTCGATCGATCCGATATCGACGCCGAGCATCTTGACGCGGTCACCGACGAACAGGCCGTTGGTGTTGTCGAAGTAGGCGATCGCGGATTTCGTGGTGACCTGGTCGTATACGTGCCAGCCCAGTCCGGCGGCCGCCGCCAGCATCACGGCGCTCACGCTCAGAATCGCGATTCTGGTCTTGGTCGACCGGCCTTTGATGATGGATCGCAACACGGTCATCCTCCCAATCCTGGAAGCGGCGGCAGCCCGGGCAGCGGGGGCAATCCCGGCAGCGCCGGTGCCGGCGCGGGTGCGGGTGCCGGGTCGGTCGACTGCCCGGTCAGTGCGCCGGGATCGATGCCGGCGTCCTTGAATGCCGCGTCGATGAACGGCTGCAGGAACTGTCCCGGAAGCAGATTCATGATGTAGGCCTTGAAGAACGGCCCGGACGCCACCGATTCACCGAGCGAGGTGATGTATTGGCTGGCGGGCAGGATGGCCTTTGCCAGATCGTCCTTGCGCCGATTCAGCAGGTCGGTGACGCCGTTGAGTTGCTCCAGCACCGGGCGCAGCTGCTGCTGGTTCTCGTCGATCAATGCCGCGATATTCGACGTCACGGCCGAAAGGTTGGTCAGCAGGGTCTGGATCGCCTGTCGTCGCTGATTCAGCGCGCCGAACAGCGTATTCGCGTCCAACAGCAATTTGTTGATCTGGTCGCTGCGGCTGCCGAGCACCTTCGTCAGGGATTCGGCGTTGTGGAACAGGTCCTGCACCATCCTGTCCCGCGATCCGACCGAATCCGACAGTCGCGCAACGCCGTTCAACGCGGCGCCCAGATTCGGCGCGGTCTGGTCCAAGGTGCGGCTCAGCGTATCCAGCGCACCGGTCACCTGGCCGAGATCGAGGTTGCTGACGGTTGTCGACAGATCCCCGAGCGCGTCGGTCAGCAGATACGGCGTCGTCGTGTGCTCGATCGGAATCGGCCGATCCGGCGGCAGCTCCTTGTCACCGCGGGGCGTGACCTGAAGGAACTTCTTGCCGAGCACGGTCAACGTCTTGATCGACACCTCGGTGTCGACGCCGAGCGCCGGACCGTCGACATCGAACTTCATCAGCACTTTGTCGCCGTCGAGTTCGACCTTCTCGACCTTCCCGACCTGAACACCGGCCAGAAATACCTTGTCCCCCGCCACCACTCCGCCGGTGTCGCCGAAGTACGCCGAATAGGTGGTGGCCGAACCGAACCAGGAGGTGATCGTGTCGAAGCTCACCGCGACGACGACGAGCGCGATCACGACGAGAATGCCGATCAGGCCGGTCCGTGCGGTCTGCGATTTCTTGATGTTGCTCATCAGGGTGTGCACCTTCCTGCCCGCTGCCCGATGATCGGGATGTAGACCGGATTGCCGCCGGGGCCGTTCACCTTGAGCTGCACGTCGCAGAGATAGAAGGTGAAGAAGTCGCCGTAGAGGCCCAGCCGCGACAGCCGGTTGTACGCGTCGGGCAGACTGCCGAGCGCCCAGTCGACGTATCCCTTATCGGCATTGAGCACACCGGCGAGCCGACCGGCCTCGGTGATATCGGATTTGATGGTGGGCCGCGCGTTCGTCAGCAGATCCGATACCGACCGCGACGCATCGTTGACCCGGACGAGCGCGTCGCCGATGGGATCGGACTGCTCGGCCAGACCGCTGATCAGCTGCTGCAGTTTGTCGATGCCGTCGTTGAATTGGGCGTTGCGCTGATCGACGGTGCCGAGCACGGTGTTCAGGTTGTGGATGACCGATCCGATCAGCTGATCGCGGTCGGCCAGCGTCGAAGTCAGTTCTCCCGCCTGCTGTAGGACGCCGTTGATCGTTCCGCCCTGCCCCTGGAGCACGGCAACCAGCGAGGTCGACAGCCGGTTGACCTGATCGGGTTCGAGCGCCTTGAACAGCGGACGGAATCCGTTGATCAACGCATCGAGATCCAGTGCGGGTACCGTGCGGTCGGCCGGGATGGTCGAATGCTCGGGTTGCGGTGTCGTCGAACCCGGGTTGTCCAGGAGTTCGAGATAGTGTGCGCCGACCAGGTTTTCGTAGCGCACGGCGAGTTTGGTCGACTCGGTCAGCGGCACATCACGATTGAGCGCGAACTCGACCAATGCGGTGCCCTTGCCGACCACCTCGACCGACTTCACCTTGCCGACCTCGACGCCGGCGACGCGGACGAATTCCGCGGACTTCAAACCCGATGCGTCGGAGAATTCGGCTTTGTAGGTCCGCTCCGAGCCGAACCGCATCTGTGCGAACACGATGACGACCGCGGTGGTGAAGAAGAGCATGACCACTGTGAAGACGGACAGCCTGATGATCGTTCCGGATATCTTCATCGTTGCGCAGGCCCTCC is part of the Nocardia sp. NBC_00565 genome and encodes:
- a CDS encoding RNA-guided endonuclease InsQ/TnpB family protein — its product is MTEVVRYSYRLRPGVQAERALVAEWDRCRFLWNEAVHQQKSGGRVTFSKLGKLLTEARARTAWLRDGSQVAQQQTLRTYARALDQSFKVNRRGRPRFKARKKALPSLEYTVRGFSIREGRLLLPKGVSIPVVWARELPSDPTSVRITRDSLGHWYASFVVRREVETVPVAAGGVGIDWGVSTTATTTDPEFDLPFLGHRKRCAAELGKAQRRMARRYSGKRGPQSRGYQRAARQVAKLHKKAVRQTRHDSRVWAKRVVAEHGLIAVEDFRPRFLARSTMARKAADAAIGAAKRELVECGVRAGWRVVLVQPAFTSITCSECFARAKRLELCERTFRCTECGYAAGRDRNAARVILVVAERGHSSVEDVRQAGHLLRVGGSVAV
- a CDS encoding MCE family protein gives rise to the protein MILSRFVKIQLVIFAILTVIALVIMGIVYMRLPSLAGVGRYTVSIELATSGGLYNSANVTYRGKTVGIVTGVAPTAAGAVATLNMDSSARIPVSAKANVHSRSAIGEQYVDFVPTSSEGPFLHNGDVVPVTRTTVPQDIAPLIDTLNASLTSIPQDKLTTLIEETHNAFGGTGNALQRLLNGADRVLDQANADTDSMTTLINDSASFLDSQQVSSPAMREWVAHLANSVQQAQANDQHIQDILATGPGAAREASDLFQRLHLTTPLLVANLTSLGQVAVTYNASIEQLLVLLPASVSALKTINVPDSGGTNRAFLDFKLNLNAPPPCTTGFLPGSERRDGSSVDAPTRTPDPIFCAIPADAPNASRGARNLPCMDVPGKRAPTVDICKSDEQYVPQGTNPWLENPTPAVGGPAAPADARTPEPTPQVGTASYDPGSGSYVGSDGRAYSQPGLVPGSVQGPPTLQTLLTGGHC
- a CDS encoding MCE family protein encodes the protein MRFEQRSCIATLALIGSLTMASGCDWQGPNSLPLPGTEGGGAGAYAVKIQMPNVMSIQRNSRVRVNDVTVGNVADVQLEGWHALVTVRLDRDVHLPANATAKIGQTSLLGSLHIELAAPLNEPASGELKDGSVIPMEHASTYPTTEQTLASLSTVLNGGGLAQIQEISTQANASLSGHESEIRDLLTRTDTFSASLNGQRDDILTAAEGLDRLAATVGQQNDVLAGALDRIPPALVILQEQRQRLTDTLLSLGGFADSANRVVTASSADLQQNLRDIEPAMRALADAGPDLPNALGLLPTYPWPLANIPKFFRGDAGNLSGTVDLTLGRLDRGLLQGTALEGLLTNAETALGRTVDRVPALSTKNPLTAGLDSVAIRGGK
- a CDS encoding MCE family protein → MTVLRSIIKGRSTKTRIAILSVSAVMLAAAAGLGWHVYDQVTTKSAIAYFDNTNGLFVGDRVKMLGVDIGSIDAIDPRGDRMRVKFHYDSDYRIPAQAKAVVLAQSLISARAIQLTPAYTGGPELPDGAEIPLERTAVPVEWDDLRKQLQSLAESINPTEQNKAGALGDFVNSAANALSGRGDQINDTLTKLSNAMSTLSDGRDDLFATLRNLQAFMTALSASDTEIVRLNQNVASVSSALDDSDQELGRALQSVDAMSSRLEQFVTDNRDGATKSVEDLAAVTKALNDVRPNIEQLLHVAPTAIQNFYNIYNPAQGSFTGALAVTQFRNPVQFICGAIQSASQLGAAEAAKLCVSQLAPVLRLLTMNYPPAGINPVSGLSTRPEQIDYSEQWLRGAAPAPTATQPVDAAAGLPGLLGIPNQGGGR
- a CDS encoding MCE family protein; its protein translation is MSNIKKSQTARTGLIGILVVIALVVVAVSFDTITSWFGSATTYSAYFGDTGGVVAGDKVFLAGVQVGKVEKVELDGDKVLMKFDVDGPALGVDTEVSIKTLTVLGKKFLQVTPRGDKELPPDRPIPIEHTTTPYLLTDALGDLSTTVSNLDLGQVTGALDTLSRTLDQTAPNLGAALNGVARLSDSVGSRDRMVQDLFHNAESLTKVLGSRSDQINKLLLDANTLFGALNQRRQAIQTLLTNLSAVTSNIAALIDENQQQLRPVLEQLNGVTDLLNRRKDDLAKAILPASQYITSLGESVASGPFFKAYIMNLLPGQFLQPFIDAAFKDAGIDPGALTGQSTDPAPAPAPAPALPGLPPLPGLPPLPGLGG
- a CDS encoding MCE family protein, with the translated sequence MKISGTIIRLSVFTVVMLFFTTAVVIVFAQMRFGSERTYKAEFSDASGLKSAEFVRVAGVEVGKVKSVEVVGKGTALVEFALNRDVPLTESTKLAVRYENLVGAHYLELLDNPGSTTPQPEHSTIPADRTVPALDLDALINGFRPLFKALEPDQVNRLSTSLVAVLQGQGGTINGVLQQAGELTSTLADRDQLIGSVIHNLNTVLGTVDQRNAQFNDGIDKLQQLISGLAEQSDPIGDALVRVNDASRSVSDLLTNARPTIKSDITEAGRLAGVLNADKGYVDWALGSLPDAYNRLSRLGLYGDFFTFYLCDVQLKVNGPGGNPVYIPIIGQRAGRCTP